A DNA window from Zingiber officinale cultivar Zhangliang chromosome 3A, Zo_v1.1, whole genome shotgun sequence contains the following coding sequences:
- the LOC122051869 gene encoding BURP domain-containing protein 3-like yields the protein MANQLILFFLWLLAGLVAHPSVALASSPELYWKTALPNTPIPSCIHDLLHPPETSPGLWTSPESEEEVVVPGVTSIYYNAANAAQLGEMSSRSLFFLEKDLFPGATFDLQFKRSIPKHADLLPRRVADALPFSSNKLPDILALLSIDPNSKEAREMSATLERCEGTANARETKHCATSIESMVDFALSALATDYVNAVSTVANATAAAEMQRYAVEGFERMGGEVLGVFCHAEPYAYVVFHCHAVGKGMMREYAVSLKGSDGSRVEAIAVCHLDTTSWNPQHVMLQVLHVKPGSTEPVCHFLPSDHVLWTPRQQML from the exons ATGGCAAACCAGCTCATCCTGTTCTTCCTCTGG CTCCTCGCCGGACTCGTAGCCCATCCATCAGTTGCACTTGCTTCGTCGCCGGAGCTCTACTGGAAAACTGCCCTCCCGAACACTCCCATCCCTAGCTGCATCCATGACCTCCTTCACCCCCCTG AGACGAGCCCGGGCTTATGGACGTCGCCGGAGTCCGAAGAGGAAGTGGTGGTTCCCGGAGTCACCTCCATTTACTACAACGCCGCCAACGCAGCGCAACTCGGCGAAATGTCCTCTCGGTCTCTGTTCTTCCTCGAGAAGGACCTGTTTCCAGGAGCCACCTTCGACTTGCAATTCAAGCGATCCATTCCCAAACACGCTGACCTCCTCCCTCGCCGCGTGGCCGACGCCCTCCCCTTCTCCTCCAACAAGCTCCCCGACATTCTCGCGCTTCTCTCCATCGACCCTAACTCGAAGGAAGCCCGGGAGATGAGTGCGACCCTGGAACGGTGCGAGGGCACGGCGAATGCAAGGGAGACGAAGCACTGCGCCACCTCCATCGAGTCCATGGTCGACTTCGCCCTCTCGGCTCTGGCCACCGACTATGTCAACGCCGTGTCGACAGTCGCGAACGCCACGGCAGCGGCGGAAATGCAGCGGTACGCCGTGGAGGGGTTCGAAAGGATGGGCGGGGAGGTGCTGGGTGTGTTCTGCCATGCAGAGCCGTACGCGTACGTTGTGTTCCACTGCCACGCGGTGGGGAAGGGGATGATGAGGGAGTACGCGGTGAGCTTGAAGGGGAGCGACGGGAGCCGAGTGGAGGCGATCGCAGTTTGTCACCTGGACACGACGTCGTGGAATCCACAGCACGTGATGCTCCAGGTGCTGCATGTGAAGCCTGGTAGTACAGAGCCGGTGTGCCATTTCCTGCCCAGCGACCATGTCCTGTGGACCCCACGCCAACAAATGCTGTGA